A portion of the Pedobacter cryoconitis genome contains these proteins:
- a CDS encoding bifunctional aldolase/short-chain dehydrogenase has protein sequence MFDERDRFKHVSYLWDETEAAKLAGDEVALLLYRSNLLGADLRLTNYGGGNTSCKANAIDPLTGQTTEIMWIKGSGGDIGTLKRNGLAALYVDRLRALKNIYKGLAQEDEMVALFNHCIYDLNSKAPSIDTPLHGFLPFKHIDHLHPDAAIAIAAAKDGKQLTQDLFKGKIGWVDWQKPGFDLGLQLKQCLDENPGIRGIMLGSHGLFTWGDTAYESYLNTLEVIEICADYLEANYGKKGPTFGGQKIAAPEQSVREKQAAILAPILRGFCSADRHMIGHFTDDVRVLEFINSNDLARLAPLGTSCPDHFLRTKISPLVLTLDAEADLSDAEGLKTLLAPAFVAYREMYADYYQTCKHENSPAMRDANPVIILYPGIGLFSFSKDKQTARVAAEFYINAINVMKGAEAISAYTSLPRQEAFNIEYWLLEEAKLQRMPKPKALTGKIALVTGSAGGIGKAISRKFVEEGAVVIINDNDSSRLAQAAQEFSHLFGKDAYTTALLDVTKNEAIQQAFDTAALAFGGVDIVVNCAGLSISKPIEEHTEKDWDLLYDVLVKGQFKITQTAVIMMRKQAIGGDILNIVSKNALVSGPNNAGYGSAKAAQLHLSRLNAAELGKDQIRVNVVNPDAVISDSKIWEGDWAAGRAKAYGIKVEELPAFYAKRTLLDKIILPEDIANACLVFVGGLLNKSTGNVLNVDGGVAMAFVR, from the coding sequence ATGTTCGACGAAAGAGACCGTTTTAAACACGTAAGTTATTTATGGGATGAAACAGAAGCTGCGAAGTTAGCAGGAGATGAGGTTGCCTTATTACTTTACCGTTCAAATTTATTAGGTGCAGATTTACGGCTCACCAACTATGGTGGCGGTAATACTTCCTGCAAAGCAAATGCAATTGATCCGCTAACTGGTCAGACGACAGAAATCATGTGGATTAAAGGTTCAGGTGGAGATATTGGTACCTTAAAGCGTAATGGTTTGGCTGCATTATATGTAGACCGGCTGCGCGCTTTAAAAAACATCTATAAAGGTTTAGCTCAGGAGGATGAAATGGTAGCGCTTTTTAACCATTGCATTTATGATTTAAATTCCAAAGCACCTTCAATAGATACACCTTTGCATGGATTTCTCCCTTTTAAACATATTGATCATTTGCATCCGGATGCGGCAATTGCGATTGCCGCAGCTAAAGATGGAAAGCAGCTTACACAAGATTTGTTTAAAGGCAAAATTGGCTGGGTAGACTGGCAGAAGCCAGGGTTTGACCTGGGCTTGCAATTGAAACAATGTCTGGATGAAAATCCGGGGATCCGGGGGATTATGCTAGGATCTCATGGGTTATTCACCTGGGGAGATACGGCTTATGAAAGCTACCTGAATACACTCGAAGTCATAGAGATTTGTGCAGATTATCTGGAAGCTAATTATGGGAAAAAGGGGCCAACATTCGGGGGGCAGAAAATTGCTGCACCTGAACAATCAGTAAGAGAAAAGCAGGCGGCAATTTTAGCACCCATTTTACGCGGATTCTGTTCTGCTGATCGTCATATGATCGGACATTTTACAGATGATGTAAGAGTTCTGGAATTTATTAACTCGAATGACCTGGCAAGGCTTGCTCCATTAGGCACAAGCTGCCCGGATCACTTTTTACGGACTAAAATCAGTCCGCTGGTTTTAACCCTCGATGCAGAAGCGGATCTTTCGGACGCCGAAGGGCTTAAAACGTTGCTTGCTCCGGCTTTTGTAGCTTACCGGGAAATGTATGCCGACTATTACCAAACTTGTAAACATGAAAATAGTCCGGCGATGCGTGATGCCAATCCTGTTATTATTCTTTATCCGGGAATTGGATTGTTCTCTTTCTCCAAAGATAAACAGACTGCACGCGTTGCAGCAGAGTTTTACATCAATGCGATTAACGTGATGAAAGGAGCGGAAGCAATTTCCGCTTATACTTCATTGCCACGTCAGGAGGCATTTAATATCGAATACTGGCTGCTTGAAGAAGCAAAGCTGCAAAGAATGCCAAAGCCCAAAGCATTAACAGGTAAAATTGCCCTGGTTACAGGCAGTGCAGGAGGAATTGGCAAAGCAATTTCAAGAAAGTTCGTGGAAGAAGGGGCTGTCGTGATTATCAATGACAATGATAGCAGCCGTTTAGCGCAAGCAGCTCAGGAATTTAGTCATTTATTCGGGAAAGATGCTTATACCACCGCATTGCTGGATGTCACTAAAAATGAAGCTATTCAACAAGCATTTGATACGGCAGCGCTGGCTTTTGGCGGAGTAGATATTGTAGTTAATTGTGCGGGGTTATCTATTTCCAAACCCATCGAAGAGCATACCGAAAAAGATTGGGATTTGTTATATGATGTATTAGTTAAAGGGCAGTTCAAAATCACACAAACAGCTGTAATAATGATGCGCAAACAGGCAATTGGTGGTGATATCTTAAATATTGTCAGCAAAAATGCGTTAGTTTCCGGGCCTAACAATGCGGGATATGGATCGGCTAAAGCCGCACAACTTCACCTGAGCAGATTAAACGCTGCGGAATTAGGAAAAGATCAAATCAGAGTGAACGTAGTGAATCCGGATGCGGTAATTTCAGACAGTAAAATATGGGAAGGGGACTGGGCTGCAGGCCGGGCGAAAGCCTATGGTATTAAAGTAGAAGAACTGCCTGCTTTTTATGCAAAAAGAACATTGCTGGATAAGATTATCCTTCCAGAAGATATTGCAAATGCCTGTTTAGTTTTTGTAGGTGGACTTTTAAATAAATCTACCGGGAATGTATTAAATGTAGATGGTGGCGTAGCTATGGCTTTCGTCAGATAA
- the rhaT gene encoding L-rhamnose/proton symporter RhaT, whose translation MQIIFGVIFHFIGGFASGSFYIPYKKVKGWAWESYWIVGGIFSWLIVPPLAAYLTIPDFAEIIKHTSAAIIGLTYFFGILWGIGGLTFGLGVRYLGVSLGSSIILGMSSVFGALMPSVYYDFYPKAGKDTFTEIITSPWGQLVIIGLIVCIVGIVICGKAGMMKEKDLTAQKQTKESAEFKIGLGLTVAMISGILSSCFAFGIDAGKDMAHEANHLWKTLHPGQGEFLFQNNVTYIVILWGGLTTNFIWCMLLNAKNKTFKDYTNKETPLLKNYVFSALAGITWFLQFFFYGMGESKLGNGASSWILHMAFIILVANVWGLVLNEWKAVSRKTFRTVLVGIVFIIASILIVGYGNSIK comes from the coding sequence ATGCAGATCATCTTTGGAGTTATATTCCATTTTATCGGGGGCTTCGCCTCTGGTAGCTTTTATATCCCCTATAAAAAAGTTAAAGGCTGGGCCTGGGAAAGCTATTGGATAGTTGGCGGGATCTTTTCCTGGCTGATTGTGCCACCTCTGGCAGCCTATTTAACTATTCCTGATTTTGCTGAAATTATCAAACACACCAGCGCTGCAATTATAGGTTTAACATATTTCTTTGGGATATTATGGGGAATAGGAGGCCTTACTTTTGGTCTCGGTGTACGGTATCTTGGCGTCTCTTTAGGTAGTTCTATTATCCTGGGCATGAGCTCTGTATTTGGTGCATTGATGCCCTCAGTTTATTATGATTTTTATCCGAAAGCCGGCAAAGATACTTTTACTGAAATTATAACGAGTCCATGGGGGCAGCTGGTCATTATAGGGCTGATTGTCTGTATCGTAGGTATTGTCATCTGCGGGAAAGCCGGGATGATGAAAGAAAAAGACCTGACCGCACAAAAACAAACCAAAGAAAGTGCAGAATTCAAAATAGGATTAGGTTTAACAGTTGCCATGATTTCAGGAATACTCAGTTCCTGTTTCGCCTTTGGTATTGATGCAGGAAAGGACATGGCCCATGAGGCAAATCACTTATGGAAAACGCTGCATCCGGGGCAGGGAGAATTCCTTTTTCAAAATAATGTAACGTATATCGTGATTTTATGGGGGGGATTAACGACCAATTTCATCTGGTGTATGCTGCTGAACGCCAAGAATAAAACCTTTAAAGATTATACGAATAAAGAAACGCCATTGCTGAAGAACTATGTTTTTTCTGCACTGGCAGGAATTACCTGGTTTCTACAATTCTTTTTTTACGGAATGGGCGAAAGTAAATTAGGCAACGGCGCAAGTTCCTGGATTCTGCATATGGCCTTTATTATCCTGGTCGCCAATGTTTGGGGATTAGTACTCAATGAATGGAAAGCTGTATCGCGGAAAACATTCAGGACTGTCCTGGTTGGTATTGTATTTATTATCGCTTCTATCCTGATTGTGGGATATGGAAATTCAATTAAATAG
- a CDS encoding HD domain-containing protein: MEQQQVEDTVERIFGLYETLGGEEYGESVTMTMHMIQCAQLAQQTGEADEVIIAAFLHDIGHFLEGDEKMDNYGTQHHDELGGKFLLDLGFPQRIADLVSSHVVAKKYLVYAEPAYYEDLSEVSKITLEFQGGKMTAEEAAEFEKDPLLPLYVKLRKWDDLGKDAHKPVLAQEIQLMKEMIRNYLMNL, encoded by the coding sequence ATGGAACAACAGCAGGTAGAGGATACAGTGGAGCGTATATTTGGCTTATATGAAACCCTTGGAGGGGAGGAATATGGTGAAAGCGTGACTATGACGATGCATATGATACAATGTGCGCAACTCGCCCAACAAACAGGGGAAGCTGATGAAGTAATCATTGCAGCTTTTTTACATGATATAGGCCATTTTCTGGAAGGTGATGAAAAGATGGATAATTATGGAACTCAGCATCATGATGAACTGGGAGGTAAATTCCTGCTGGATCTGGGTTTTCCGCAAAGAATAGCCGATTTAGTGTCGAGTCATGTGGTTGCCAAGAAATATCTTGTTTATGCAGAACCTGCCTATTATGAGGACCTGTCAGAAGTGAGTAAGATCACGCTGGAATTTCAAGGAGGAAAAATGACTGCCGAAGAAGCTGCCGAATTTGAAAAAGATCCACTTTTGCCCCTGTATGTTAAGCTGCGGAAATGGGATGATTTAGGAAAGGACGCGCATAAACCAGTGCTGGCTCAGGAAATCCAGTTGATGAAAGAAATGATACGTAATTATTTGATGAACTTATAA
- a CDS encoding SRPBCC domain-containing protein, with protein sequence MITTEIKTAILIHAKPQQVWKILIDFDNYPKWNPFIKSLRGEVKVGNQITVQIAPPDANGMTFKPKVLAFEKNKEFRWIGRLLFSGIFDGEHQFELVDNGDGTTTLLQSEKFKGILVPFLKGQLNNNTKRGFVLMNEKIKELAENEL encoded by the coding sequence ATGATAACAACAGAAATTAAAACAGCAATTCTGATTCACGCAAAGCCTCAACAGGTTTGGAAGATATTAATTGATTTTGATAACTATCCGAAATGGAACCCTTTTATCAAATCTCTCCGGGGAGAAGTTAAGGTTGGGAATCAAATTACTGTACAAATTGCACCGCCTGATGCAAATGGCATGACTTTTAAACCTAAAGTTCTGGCTTTTGAGAAGAATAAAGAGTTCAGGTGGATTGGCCGGCTTTTATTCTCTGGGATCTTTGATGGCGAACATCAATTTGAACTGGTGGATAATGGTGATGGGACAACCACACTTTTACAAAGTGAAAAATTCAAAGGGATATTGGTTCCGTTTCTAAAAGGACAGCTTAATAACAATACGAAAAGAGGGTTTGTATTAATGAATGAGAAGATTAAGGAGTTGGCTGAAAACGAGCTATAA
- a CDS encoding Crp/Fnr family transcriptional regulator, translating to MTALEKHITTYFGKVEGDDLKNISSLFKRSVLKKGAYFMSAGKPADKLSFVQAGLLRVFAVTPDKEVTQWICTKNYFLTDLAGFIFDVPARWNIQALTDVVLYTISRDDYNRIGKLVPKWRELEKLFITRCFTTLEDRVFAHLSMTAEQRYSLFFEQHKELFNQVPLQYIASMLGMTPETFSRIRKKQLS from the coding sequence ATGACAGCGCTTGAAAAACATATTACAACTTATTTTGGCAAGGTTGAGGGAGATGATTTAAAAAACATCAGTTCTTTATTTAAACGCTCGGTGCTGAAAAAAGGAGCATACTTTATGTCGGCCGGTAAGCCTGCCGATAAGTTAAGTTTTGTACAAGCTGGTTTGTTAAGGGTTTTTGCGGTTACACCCGATAAAGAAGTGACGCAGTGGATTTGTACAAAGAATTATTTTCTAACGGATCTGGCAGGTTTTATTTTTGATGTCCCTGCCCGCTGGAATATCCAGGCATTGACTGATGTAGTCTTGTATACGATCAGCAGAGACGATTATAACCGGATTGGGAAGCTCGTACCCAAATGGCGGGAGTTGGAGAAGTTATTCATCACCCGATGTTTTACTACTTTGGAAGACCGGGTTTTTGCACATCTCTCTATGACGGCAGAGCAGCGGTATAGTTTGTTTTTTGAACAGCATAAGGAATTGTTTAACCAGGTTCCTTTACAATACATTGCTTCTATGTTAGGGATGACTCCTGAAACATTTAGCAGGATCAGGAAAAAACAACTTTCGTAA
- a CDS encoding chemotaxis protein CheB produces MRDQQENSYSKEDAQYIVAIGASAGGLEAIHEFFDHMPQSSDFAFVVIQHLSSDHKSLLVELVSKHTQMQVIEAAHHMPIQQGFVYIIPNNKLMTVSKGRLKLADKSKIKAPNMAVDVFLHTLAKDKKEKAIAIILSGTGTDGTKGIQSIKEEGGMVLVQDPSTAKFDGMPNSAIALGEADYILSPAKMFQELLNHVNEDPLAVLDHNHIDGSMLDTIFKMVHEQSGNNFNLYKTPTIIRRIGRRMNENGFDTLEDYIGFLKDNITEVKILGQDFLIGVTKFFRDKDHFEFLEKTILPDIISNKKEREILKVWICACSTGQEAYTMAILINECLEKAGKSLEVKIFATDIDDKAIEIASKNQYPENIKKEIPPALFKKYFTQEGDFYSVSPAIRKQLVFVKHDVIKSPPFIKNDLVSCRNMLIYMNKALQEKVLSTLHFSLNKGGYLFLGSSETAHVLKGGISETADKWKIYQKSGAINYSSFNTYNTSGRLLISDDKSGKTIPEPVQSPVEKRFNKFIIEELGYAGVFIDKGYIIKEAIGNYKNFLSLPDQKIELNILKMVPKEIAVVLNTALRKVWKENIPVHLNKLKINRDENPSLLNIAIQPPDETGYTMLAFTAHPVDFVHDKEEANNSPLSSVQYDEYVFELEAELNESRSNLQLAMEEMETTNEELQSTNEELLSANEELQSGNEELQSLNEELYTLNTEHQVKIKELVELNDDLDNYFSSTDIGQIFLDSNLNIRKFNAAAIHIINMIEADIGRSFVQISTNLIAENLITDVSSVLSGGAVIEKEVTLKNGKRNLMRIMPYIRKDKKRDGAVITFVDITHITELNNIISGVFNASLNGILAFATIRNKEGIIVDFKCTSFNESALNLLQKDKTELENALLVKQLPELIQGSLFTKYVNLVEKGRNIETEFQDAAGSWYKIVAVKMSDGFVATLSDITNQKAAEDRLKKNYNELIIARESLKSLNTELEIKVAERTQELSESEERFGQVSRATNDTIWDWSLVDNTMWRSDNFNSMFGYESAGENSNIGFWFEKIHPEDRKVVQDSVYEAINTNKKQWSAQYRVKKLDGTYAVILDRGSIMHDDFDTPYRMVGSMVDVTRLIETEAKLTSSEEKFEKVFHSNMIGMMFSNLDTGLIADANDVFLRMIGYSKEELDAGLDWIKITPPEYYQVTEQAMSRLRTDEVCPPYEKEYLCKDGSRIFVMIGSALLGKGTETVTYIIDITEQKVAEQKRAELQRQVKDQQEEFYRIFKNAPALITIRRGKDLVYEFTNNKFNEFVGTDDFIGQASAVAHPKYIGSPIAEIEQQVLKTGEMHIAKSFNIKYKHPGYGVAEHWFDFTFIPVYTADGKVDGIAFFGFDVTDLLKAQQTTKELMHKKDEFMSIASHELKTPITSIKGFLQLALRFAEKTQQNNQMLTLIGKAEKQIGNLTSLVNDLLDVTKIQAGKMQFNYAHFNIKSIMEECIDDIRQTEDYEIIIDHLDDIQVYGDRHRIEQVVNNFLSNAIKYSPKRRLARIYTELIGDDLRLTIKDFGIGIPKDKIENVFDRFFRVDAVSAMFSGLGLGLYICAEIISRHGGQIGVDSVENEGSEFWFQIPINGAEKHDE; encoded by the coding sequence ATGCGGGATCAGCAGGAGAATAGTTATTCAAAAGAAGATGCACAATACATTGTCGCTATAGGTGCCTCTGCTGGTGGCCTGGAGGCTATTCACGAGTTTTTTGATCACATGCCTCAAAGTTCTGATTTTGCATTTGTTGTCATTCAGCATCTCTCTTCAGACCATAAGAGTTTATTGGTAGAATTAGTCTCCAAGCATACACAAATGCAGGTCATTGAGGCAGCTCATCACATGCCGATACAGCAAGGATTTGTCTACATTATTCCCAATAACAAATTAATGACGGTGAGTAAAGGCCGTTTAAAACTCGCTGATAAATCTAAAATTAAAGCCCCTAATATGGCTGTGGATGTATTTCTGCATACACTCGCCAAAGACAAAAAAGAAAAGGCTATTGCCATTATTCTTTCCGGTACCGGCACTGATGGGACTAAAGGGATTCAGAGTATTAAAGAGGAGGGTGGAATGGTACTGGTTCAGGATCCGTCCACTGCTAAGTTTGATGGAATGCCTAATAGCGCCATTGCATTGGGAGAAGCGGATTATATTCTGTCTCCCGCTAAAATGTTCCAGGAATTGCTGAACCATGTCAATGAAGATCCGTTAGCAGTACTGGATCATAACCACATAGATGGAAGCATGCTGGATACCATTTTTAAAATGGTACATGAGCAAAGCGGTAATAATTTTAATCTGTATAAAACACCAACAATTATCAGGCGTATTGGGCGGCGGATGAACGAAAATGGTTTCGATACGCTGGAAGATTATATCGGGTTTTTAAAAGATAATATTACAGAAGTAAAGATACTTGGACAAGATTTTTTAATAGGTGTCACTAAGTTTTTCAGAGATAAAGACCATTTTGAATTCCTGGAAAAAACGATCCTTCCGGATATTATCAGTAACAAGAAAGAAAGGGAGATCCTGAAAGTATGGATTTGTGCTTGCAGTACAGGTCAGGAAGCCTATACGATGGCTATTCTGATCAATGAATGCCTGGAAAAGGCAGGTAAGTCACTGGAAGTAAAGATTTTTGCTACAGACATTGATGATAAAGCAATAGAAATAGCTTCTAAAAATCAGTACCCGGAAAATATTAAAAAAGAAATACCACCTGCACTATTTAAAAAATACTTCACTCAGGAAGGCGATTTTTATAGTGTGAGCCCTGCAATCAGAAAACAATTGGTTTTTGTGAAACATGACGTGATCAAGTCACCTCCTTTTATAAAGAATGACCTGGTGAGTTGCAGGAACATGCTGATTTATATGAACAAGGCCCTACAGGAAAAAGTGCTTTCTACTTTGCATTTTTCACTGAATAAGGGGGGATATTTGTTTTTAGGTTCCAGCGAGACTGCGCACGTTTTAAAGGGAGGAATTTCGGAAACTGCGGATAAATGGAAAATCTATCAGAAATCCGGGGCGATCAATTATTCTTCATTTAATACTTATAATACTTCTGGAAGATTACTGATCTCAGATGATAAAAGCGGGAAAACTATACCTGAACCAGTTCAAAGTCCAGTAGAAAAGCGTTTCAACAAGTTTATTATTGAAGAGCTTGGATATGCAGGTGTATTTATTGATAAGGGATATATTATTAAGGAAGCAATAGGAAATTATAAGAACTTTTTGTCCTTGCCAGATCAGAAAATTGAATTGAATATTCTGAAAATGGTCCCTAAAGAAATCGCTGTTGTCCTGAATACTGCTTTAAGAAAAGTATGGAAAGAGAATATCCCGGTACATTTAAATAAGCTGAAAATCAACCGGGATGAAAATCCATCATTGCTCAATATAGCTATTCAGCCACCCGATGAGACTGGATATACAATGCTAGCTTTTACTGCACATCCGGTTGACTTTGTCCATGATAAAGAGGAAGCCAATAATTCTCCATTATCTTCAGTACAGTATGATGAGTATGTGTTTGAACTGGAAGCAGAGTTAAACGAGAGCAGGAGCAATCTTCAGCTGGCTATGGAAGAAATGGAGACAACCAATGAAGAGCTCCAGTCAACCAATGAAGAATTGCTCTCAGCGAACGAAGAATTGCAGTCAGGAAATGAGGAGCTGCAATCTTTGAATGAAGAACTTTATACGCTGAATACTGAACACCAGGTAAAAATTAAGGAGCTTGTTGAATTGAATGATGACCTGGATAATTACTTCAGCAGTACAGATATTGGCCAGATATTTTTAGATTCAAACCTTAACATCCGTAAATTTAATGCGGCTGCTATCCATATTATCAATATGATTGAAGCAGACATTGGGCGTTCTTTTGTTCAGATCTCGACTAACCTGATCGCTGAAAATCTGATTACGGACGTAAGTTCAGTTTTATCAGGTGGGGCGGTTATTGAAAAAGAAGTGACACTTAAGAACGGCAAAAGGAATTTGATGCGGATCATGCCATATATCCGTAAGGATAAAAAGAGGGATGGTGCGGTGATTACATTTGTAGATATTACACATATTACAGAGCTGAATAATATTATTTCCGGTGTTTTTAATGCGAGTTTAAATGGTATTCTTGCTTTTGCCACCATTCGTAATAAGGAAGGGATTATTGTTGATTTTAAATGTACATCTTTCAATGAGTCTGCTTTAAATCTACTTCAGAAAGATAAAACTGAACTCGAAAATGCACTGTTAGTTAAACAGCTTCCTGAGTTAATTCAAGGAAGCTTATTTACAAAGTATGTAAACCTGGTAGAAAAGGGTAGGAATATTGAGACTGAGTTCCAGGATGCTGCTGGAAGCTGGTATAAGATTGTCGCGGTAAAAATGTCGGACGGCTTTGTCGCTACTTTGTCTGATATCACCAATCAGAAAGCTGCTGAAGACAGGTTAAAGAAGAATTATAATGAGCTGATTATTGCCAGAGAGAGTTTAAAAAGCTTGAATACAGAGCTGGAAATTAAGGTTGCAGAACGTACTCAGGAACTTTCTGAAAGCGAAGAACGGTTTGGTCAGGTTTCCAGAGCAACCAATGATACCATATGGGATTGGAGCCTTGTTGACAACACCATGTGGAGAAGCGATAATTTCAATTCCATGTTCGGTTATGAGTCTGCCGGAGAGAATAGTAACATTGGGTTCTGGTTTGAGAAAATACATCCTGAAGACAGAAAAGTTGTACAGGATAGCGTTTATGAAGCGATTAATACGAATAAGAAACAATGGTCAGCACAATATCGGGTAAAGAAGCTTGATGGAACTTATGCTGTGATCCTGGATCGTGGATCAATTATGCACGATGATTTTGATACACCATACCGGATGGTTGGCTCAATGGTTGATGTGACCAGGCTGATTGAGACTGAAGCAAAGCTGACTTCAAGTGAAGAAAAGTTTGAAAAAGTGTTCCATTCCAATATGATTGGAATGATGTTTTCAAATCTTGATACCGGGTTAATTGCAGATGCAAACGATGTCTTTTTACGGATGATAGGTTACAGTAAGGAAGAGCTGGATGCTGGGTTGGACTGGATTAAAATTACACCTCCGGAATACTATCAAGTTACTGAACAGGCCATGTCGAGGCTGAGAACTGACGAGGTTTGCCCACCTTATGAAAAAGAATATCTCTGCAAAGATGGCAGCCGGATCTTTGTGATGATTGGTTCGGCATTGCTAGGTAAGGGTACGGAAACAGTCACTTATATTATTGATATTACTGAGCAGAAAGTTGCCGAGCAAAAAAGAGCAGAACTTCAGCGTCAGGTTAAAGATCAGCAGGAAGAATTTTACAGGATTTTCAAAAATGCACCTGCATTAATTACAATCCGCAGAGGTAAAGATCTGGTTTATGAATTTACAAACAATAAATTTAATGAGTTTGTAGGGACTGATGATTTTATTGGGCAAGCTTCTGCTGTCGCACATCCTAAATACATCGGTTCACCAATCGCTGAGATCGAACAGCAGGTGTTAAAAACCGGAGAGATGCACATTGCCAAATCCTTTAATATCAAATATAAACATCCAGGTTATGGAGTGGCTGAACATTGGTTTGACTTTACTTTTATTCCTGTATATACAGCAGATGGTAAGGTAGATGGGATAGCCTTTTTTGGTTTTGATGTGACTGATTTGCTTAAAGCACAACAGACTACGAAAGAACTCATGCACAAAAAAGATGAATTCATGAGTATTGCAAGTCATGAATTAAAAACTCCGATTACCAGTATTAAAGGGTTTTTACAGTTGGCATTAAGATTTGCGGAGAAAACGCAGCAAAATAACCAAATGCTGACACTGATTGGAAAGGCAGAAAAACAGATTGGTAATTTAACATCACTGGTTAATGATCTGCTGGACGTGACCAAAATACAGGCTGGGAAAATGCAGTTTAACTATGCGCATTTTAATATCAAGAGCATCATGGAGGAGTGTATTGATGATATCAGGCAAACAGAAGATTACGAAATTATCATTGATCATTTGGATGATATCCAGGTTTATGGAGACCGGCATAGAATAGAACAAGTGGTGAACAATTTCTTATCCAATGCCATTAAATATTCTCCAAAACGCAGACTTGCAAGGATATATACTGAATTGATTGGGGATGATTTGAGACTAACAATTAAAGATTTTGGAATTGGTATCCCTAAAGACAAAATTGAAAATGTATTTGACCGCTTTTTTAGAGTTGATGCAGTCTCTGCTATGTTTTCTGGTTTAGGATTGGGACTTTATATTTGTGCAGAGATCATTAGCAGACATGGAGGCCAGATCGGTGTCGACAGTGTTGAAAATGAAGGCTCAGAGTTTTGGTTTCAAATACCAATAAATGGGGCAGAAAAGCATGATGAATAG